The Setaria viridis chromosome 9, Setaria_viridis_v4.0, whole genome shotgun sequence sequence TTACATTTCCAGGTCATAGCAACAATAGCTGAAATGTTCTGGGATCAAACAAAATCTAAGCGCAAACGTCAACCGGGAACGAGGTCCCAGTTATCACAACCTTTTCCTTCACAATCATTCGATGACATCATCTCATTTCTGAAGAGACAGACATCAGATGATGTGGATGATCAGGTGTGCCTTCTTATACACAATATTGATGGACCTGCATTGCGTGATGCTGAATCACAGCAGTGTCTAGCACAAGTTTCTTGCTGCCCACAAGTCCGTGTTGTTGCATCAACAGACCATGTTAATGCCCCTTTGTGTAAGTTTGTTGCACATATTTAGCTTCATCCTTCACTCATCCCTTCATTGTAAAAGATACCCTAAACTTGGATCTATTGTAGTATGGGACAAGAAGATGGTGCACACTCAGTACAAGTGGAGCTGGTACCACGTCCCAACATTTGCACCTTACAAAGTCGAATGTGTTTTCTACCCATTGATCCTTGCTAGTGGTGGTCACGCCCAAACCACAAAAACAGCTCTAGTTGTTCTGCAGAGTCTGACACCTAATGCACAAAGTGTTTTCAGAGTTCTTGCTGAATATCAGTTGGCCAATGAAAAGGAGGAAGGTGAGTTCATTGTACTGTTAGATTCCTGGAAGAGTTGAGATGGTtgtatactaatacttcactgGCTTTGTTTCTCAGGTATGCCTGTCAGTAGCTTGTATACAAAATGCCGTGAgcgctttcttgtaagcagtcAAGTGACATTGAACTCCCACCTGACAGAGTTTAAAGATCATGATCTGGTTAAGATCAGAAAGCACTCTGATGGCCAAGATTGCCTCCGGATTCCTCTTGTTTCTGATGCATTGGAGAAATTGCTGCAAGAATTGGCTTGACATCCTGATCTTGGACATTGTTCCATTGGTCAGTTAACTCTGAAGTTTGAGGGTTTTCTGCTGCATGTAACTGAAGAATGTGCTCCCGATCAAAGGAAAACACATCACCTTGGAAAGAACTCAGATGAGCATTTCAGTCTGTAATTGTACATGGATTATCTATTGCCTCTCTTAATTGGCAGCATGTTGCGTGAATCTCTCTGCTACGCTCGgcattttttgtttctttgcctTGAAAACTTTACCATGAACTGTGATTTGGCCATTGGCAGTTGGCGCTGCCCAATGTATTGGTATATCTATTTGGCACAATGGTACTGAAAGTGATAGACATGGCATGCAGTATGCCAAAAGATCTGCAAATGCAGCTCAAGCAGCAAGTAGACACTGGATTTTCACCATGTAATCGTAGTGATGGCTAGTTCAACTTTAGAAGTTACATTACAGCAAGCAAAATGGTGACAGAAACCACTACGTTTTGGTTTCATCCTTATCATTTTCCCAAGCACTTGAAGTTTGTTTGTTGGCTGTGCTCACGGAGTAAATTTCATTCCTGGCACTGAATAACCAATGCAAAACCATGGGAATGCCCTGCATCATCTGTATTCTCACAATCTTGTGCAAGTCTCAAATTTGTAAGGCCTAATATGTCTGTAAATTTAATCGGTCACAGTTTCACATGAATGGCACAGCCCTGTCTTATCAAGTTTCAGAGTGTCTTACAATGGAGGGCACAGCAAGGCATGCCTTTGCcttattctttcatgtttacaATGTTTCTGAGATGTGTTTTTGGAAGGATTTTTTTAAAGCCATATCTGAAATTCTCGTCGGCAGCTGCTGATCAAAATGCTGTTAGGGTTGCTCACAGAAGTGTTGCAGTCTGTGTCTAAGCCTGGCTATCAGTTATCACCACTCTTTGCAGGCAGAGGGGAATGCCAGTCCGTCGTGCCCAGCTGCAGGAAGCTCAAGCGGTGCAGTCATCGGCCGACCATCACCACGGTGGTGCCACAAGATCAGAATCTTCTGCATTGATTCCTGCCCATTTGGTTCCTTCTACAACTATGGAGCCACATGTGTAGTGTAGTGCTAGAGTAACTGGACACAGGGGATGGTGCTGCATGCTAAGGTTTGCCAAATAAGCACAGTTTCCTTCAAGTAAAAGGCGTCCGTTTTCTCTACTTTACTTTCCTAGTCATGTATGACATCTGAATAGTTACATGAGCATGACAGCATTATATTGGGAACAACAGTTCATGCAGTTACTCGGACAACTTACAGGGTACAGAGGATCAAATTGAAAATAGCATTGGTTCTTCCTTTATTGCGTGATACCAGAGTTACATACTTCTGATTGATATGATTACAATTTACAATATAATGCAACATCAAAGTATATACACGGCACATGAGCAGTATATCTAAAGAGACATCTCAGTGACTCAGTGTATGTGAAATGTTACAAGTGAGAAGTAAAAAAGGGTGGatcactaaaattttatctGTTTTTCATCCTTGAGCCACAGGAGCACCTCCGATAGACCTTCAGTTAAGTTCCTTGGACTGTAACCCAGTTCCGTCTTTGCTTTGTCACATGAGTACGACCATTGATGTCTAAGAACATGCACAGTCTGCAACACACATTAAGGACAAAATATTAACCCAAATCCCAAAGCATAACTTATGTGTAGATAATAAACTTAATTGTGTAAAGCAGAAAATAGCGGGCTTACCGGGTAACTGATTAGTGGGAGCTTTCCAGTGATGCGAGAAACAAAAACTGAAATCCAACCATATACTTCAATCAACCAGAGGGGTACATGGAATAGGGGTGCCTTTGTGTTTGTGATGTTAGCAGCCATATTGAAAATTTGCTTGAATGACAGATTTTCTCCAGTGAGGAGATATCGTTCGCCCACTCTGCCCTTCTCCATAGCTGCGATGTGCCCACTGACAACATCATCAACATGGCAGAATGATTCTCTATCATACCCATCTCCTATGTAACCAGGCAAGCGCCCATTAAACCTCTCGATTAACTGCAAGAAACATTAAGGTTCAGGTTGTACTCATGGCTATGTTCATAACAAACTGCAAGTGGATATTCTTGTAATTTATAATTCAAACAATTTCAGAACAAATAACAGATCTTTGACGTATAGTGTGGAAGAAAGTTCGCTTACAATGCGGGAAACAAGGTTTCCAGTTGTAAGTTTTCCAGGGCCATAGATAACTCCTGGGTAGACAATTGTGATCGGCACCCCTTCTGTTGCTGCTTGCAGTGCAATCCTATCTGCAAGAACCTTTGATTTCTCATACTCAGTGCAAAAGGCTTTCTCGGGGTGCATCTGCAATTTAGAACAATTGAACTATGTGACAACTGGCAGATGTAAGCCTTTCTATATACACATGTATGATTAAAGGAGCTTGGTTGGAACTGATCATTAAAAGACAGAATTCAAGAATACGGATTTACCTGTGTCTCATCTGCAACATAACCATCAGTTGGGCCAATTGCAAAGAAGGACGATGTGTAAACTATCTTCTTCACAGTTGGGGTTCTCTTGGCAGCCGTTAACACATTCTCAAGTCCCCTCACGTTAACCTGACCACAGCAGAAAATGTGCATTTCTTATACCAATCTTATTTAATTTGTGTTCCAGTTTCATGCACTGTCTCCTGAATTATTTTCTAACCTTATTTCATATAGGAAACTGTACTAAGATGAGGACTTAGTTAGCATAAGCAATGCTACCATACCAGTGCCTACAGCTTACACAGAAATTAACTTGAGTATGGCACCACAGTGCCAGGAATTGCCAAGAGAACAGTTTGGCGTATCATTGTCGGCTGGCAATAAATGCGCCTTTTATGCTACACGGACTGAAAGGGGCGGAATCTCCCTCCGACAGGAGTTGGTGTGAAATTGCGACCATATCATAATTGAATGAGGAATGGCTCATAGTATATCCGAAATGAACAGCTATCAACAGATTTCGTTACAATTTTGGCTCCTCCCTCGCTCCAGTggccccccaaaaaaaaaaactgcggTGTTCAAATGCTGAACTGAAAAATCAGGCGAGCAGAAGGATTTAGTCTTACCTTGAGGAAAAAGGAGGGATCGGGGAGCCACGgctcaacggcggcggcgacgtggaaCACGGCGTCGCAGCcgtcgaaggcggcggcgagggagtcCGCGTCGGTGACGTCGCCGTACGCGAGCTCGACGCCGGGGGCCAGGCCGGAGACGTCGCTGGAGCGGCGGACGAGCGCGCGCACGGCGTGCCCCGCGCCGGCCAGCGCGGC is a genomic window containing:
- the LOC117838559 gene encoding origin of replication complex subunit 2 translates to MAPRGGRAAAAASSGSEDEEEEAGFSRSYFLAKEKEPSSGKKRARAAAGKLSDLNLVDEQVLRASLSEIPPKHEEEVEALTRSYKDQYRNWLFELRCGFGLLMYGFGSKKQLLEDFASTTLTDFTVIVINGYLPSINLKQVIATIAEMFWDQTKSKRKRQPGTRSQLSQPFPSQSFDDIISFLKRQTSDDVDDQVCLLIHNIDGPALRDAESQQCLAQVSCCPQVRVVASTDHVNAPLLWDKKMVHTQYKWSWYHVPTFAPYKVECVFYPLILASGGHAQTTKTALVVLQSLTPNAQSVFRVLAEYQLANEKEEGMPVSSLYTKCRERFLVSSQVTLNSHLTEFKDHDLVKIRKHSDGQDCLRIPLVSDALEKLLQELA
- the LOC117838560 gene encoding uncharacterized protein — encoded protein: MRVVVTGATGYLGGRLCAALAGAGHAVRALVRRSSDVSGLAPGVELAYGDVTDADSLAAAFDGCDAVFHVAAAVEPWLPDPSFFLKVNVRGLENVLTAAKRTPTVKKIVYTSSFFAIGPTDGYVADETQMHPEKAFCTEYEKSKVLADRIALQAATEGVPITIVYPGVIYGPGKLTTGNLVSRILIERFNGRLPGYIGDGYDRESFCHVDDVVSGHIAAMEKGRVGERYLLTGENLSFKQIFNMAANITNTKAPLFHVPLWLIEVYGWISVFVSRITGKLPLISYPTVHVLRHQWSYSCDKAKTELGYSPRNLTEGLSEVLLWLKDEKQIKF